The following coding sequences lie in one Silene latifolia isolate original U9 population chromosome 5, ASM4854445v1, whole genome shotgun sequence genomic window:
- the LOC141656738 gene encoding uncharacterized protein LOC141656738 isoform X1: MLFCSQSFSFATLEQTFVMEHKGVSKSCLILSEAKDDSLCAMYFGISCAIFSLKNLSEQSLKVQKCSDTRDKMLLGSAHLLGLLVWRVQRCELSRKLESCEREIIELRRMRSEDAKANEKVASIYASQEQSWFIERRKLKHQIGTLLNDMRILDRRKTEAISELNGKLEKMDFSVKSKDKILEDVEKKRGELEGKVKSMEDALEELRQRTKREAEEHSSELLKQKTAFIELVSNQRQLEAELGRAIRQGEAAKEQLDYLFEEKEEAVLMVQELSVAIERMRKESEQKDKILFAMMRKSKLDGKLTKSRRNKDDSEIDRWRGVPDSKLGRRTLRNMLSRQISSRFEVFPDAREDDYASARVSDVDQTKLDPNNDILDDFGVDDRNQLEDYCLHYDKSFPDKCFNQDEAIQLDEWIHLEAEMYRNAFEKRHQLELDSIAEQMHLKDDKLEVCRWRLLSAELQSKKLQSKIEGLTKDLSKLRHDNFKLETLLGDREVELKALQDQMSLQLNQLNAEKAKLRSSRSNVKLIKKNSFDKENAKKNLAELEARNEEKHQSVSKDNSSSTFLSPAESIDEKETLQVLHSSGMEFSSLGGLKTGKEEAEKLSVNRRDGSTWKVDIHALGVSYKIKRLNQQLLMLDRLTGRQESGEIQENDESENGRTKGFSLLLSLLNKQVSRYQSLQEKTDDLSKRMGEKDLNLQQRGSNSKRTKEETRKLEHFLEETFQLQRIMVASGQKLIEIQSKIASGLDGISHEFKDSASFDMKRFADTIQSLFKDVQRGLEVRISKIIGDLGGTLTCDGIHFRK, translated from the exons ATGTTATTTTGCAGTCAATCATTTTCTTTTGCAACCCT GGAGCAAACCTTTGTAATGGAACATAAGGGTGTCTCAAAATCGTGTCTAATTCTGTCGGAGGCAAAAGATGACAGTTTATGTGCAATGTATTTTGGTATTTCTTGCGCCATTTTTTCTCTGAAGAACTTATCAGAACAATCCTTGAAAGTTCAGAAATGTTCAGATACTAGGGATAAAATGCTTCTAGGGAGTGCTCACCTTTTAGGATTGTTAGTTTGGAGGGTGCAAAGATGTGAGCTTAGTCGAAAGCTCGAGTCTTGTGAAAGAGAGATTATTGAGCTGAGAAGAATGAGAAGTGAAGATGCTAAGGCCAATGAGAAAGTTGCTAGCATCTATGCTTCACAAGAGCAAAGCTGGTTTATTGAAAGGAGGAAGCTGAAGCATCAGATTGGAACGCTCTTGAATGATATGCGAATTCTGGATAGACGAAAGACTGAAGCCATTTCGGAATTGAATGGAAAACTTGAAAAGATGGATTTTTCAGTGAAATCTAAGGATAAGATTTTGGAGGATGTGGAGAAGAAGAGGGGTGAGTTAGAGGGAAAGGTGAAGTCAATGGAAGATGCTCTGGAGGAATTGAGACAGAGAACCAAGCGTGAAGCGGAAGAACATTCATCTGAGCTTTTGAAGCAAAAGACGGCTTTCATTGAGCTTGTTTCGAACCAAAGACAGCTCGAAGCTGAGTTGGGTCGAGCAATTAGGCAAGGTGAAGCTGCAAAGGAACAGCTTGATTACTTGTTTGAGGAAAAGGAGGAGGCAGTTTTGATGGTTCAAGAGCTGTCAGTGGCGATTGAGAGAATGCGTAAAGAGTCAGAGCAAAAGGACAAGATTTTATTTGCAATGATGAGAAAATCAAAATTGGATGGCAAGTTGACAAAATCAAGAAGGAATAAAGATGATTCTGAGATTGATAGATGGAGGGGAGTTCCTGACTCGAAGCTTGGGAGAAGAACACTGAGAAATATGCTATCTAGACAAATTAGTTCCAGGTTTGAAGTCTTCCCTGATGCAAGAGAGGATGACTATGCATCCGCTCGAGTTTCAGATGTTGATCAGACCAAATTGGATCCGAACAATGATATTTTGGATGATTTTGGTGTTGATGATAGAAACCAACTTGAAGATTACTGTCTACATTACGACAAAAGCTTTCCTGATAAATGCTTTAATCAGG ATGAAGCAATTCAATTAGATGAGTGGATTCATTTAGAGGCCGAAATGTACCGTAATGCTTTTGAGAAGAGGCATCAACTCGAGTTAGATTCTATTGCAGAGCAAATGCACTTGAAAGATGATAAGCTAGAAGTTTGCCGGTGGAGGCTACTAAGCGCAGAATTGCAGTCAAAGAAGTTGCAGTCTAAAATTGAAGGCCTTACCAAAGACCTGTCTAAACTTCGGCATGATAACTTCAAACTGGAAACATTATTGGGAGACCGAGAAGTTGAACTAAAAGCCTTGCAAGATCAGATGTCTTTGCAATTAAACCAATTGAATGCCGAGAAGGCTAAGTTACGCTCTTCCAGGTCCAATGTGAAGCTGATAAAGAAAAACTCGTTTGACAAAGAAAATGCCAAGAAGAATCTGGCGGAATTAGAAGCTAGAAATGAAGAGAAACATCAGTCAGTATCTAAAGACAACAGTTCTTCAACCTTCCTATCTCCAGCTGAAAGTATTGATGAAAAAGAAACATTGCAAGTATTGCATTCGTCTGGTATGGAGTTTTCAAGTCTCGGAGGTCTGAAAACTGGGAAGGAAGAAGCGGAGAAACTGAGCGTGAATAGGAGAGATGGATCCACTTGGAAAGTGGATATTCATGCATTAGGTGTTTCTTACAAGATTAAGCGGCTTAATCAACAGCTTCTTATGCTTGATAGGCTAACAGGAAGGCAAGAAAGCGGTGAAATTCAGGAAAATGATGAATCCGAGAATGGAAGGACAAAGGGTTTTAGCCTGTTGCTGTCTTTGCTTAATAAACAAGTCAGCAGGTATCAGTCCCTCCAAGAGAAGACCGATGACCTTAGCAAGCGGATG GGCGAGAAAGACTTAAATTTACAGCAAAGAGGATCCAACTCGAAGAGAACAAAGGAGGAAACTAGAAAACTTGAACACTTCCTAGAGGAAACGTTTCAGTTACAAAGAATTATGGTGGCATCAGGACAGAAACTGATAGAAATACAGTCCAAAATCGCGTCAGGGTTAGATGGGATTTCCCATGAATTCAAGGATTCTGCCAGTTTTGACATGAAGCGATTTGCTGATACTATTCAGTCTCTCTTTAAGGATGTTCAAAGGGGTCTTGAGGTCCGCATTTCTAAGATCATCGGAGATCTTGGAGGTACACTGACTTGCGATGGAATTCACTTCCGAAAGTAA
- the LOC141656738 gene encoding uncharacterized protein LOC141656738 isoform X2, with amino-acid sequence MEHKGVSKSCLILSEAKDDSLCAMYFGISCAIFSLKNLSEQSLKVQKCSDTRDKMLLGSAHLLGLLVWRVQRCELSRKLESCEREIIELRRMRSEDAKANEKVASIYASQEQSWFIERRKLKHQIGTLLNDMRILDRRKTEAISELNGKLEKMDFSVKSKDKILEDVEKKRGELEGKVKSMEDALEELRQRTKREAEEHSSELLKQKTAFIELVSNQRQLEAELGRAIRQGEAAKEQLDYLFEEKEEAVLMVQELSVAIERMRKESEQKDKILFAMMRKSKLDGKLTKSRRNKDDSEIDRWRGVPDSKLGRRTLRNMLSRQISSRFEVFPDAREDDYASARVSDVDQTKLDPNNDILDDFGVDDRNQLEDYCLHYDKSFPDKCFNQDEAIQLDEWIHLEAEMYRNAFEKRHQLELDSIAEQMHLKDDKLEVCRWRLLSAELQSKKLQSKIEGLTKDLSKLRHDNFKLETLLGDREVELKALQDQMSLQLNQLNAEKAKLRSSRSNVKLIKKNSFDKENAKKNLAELEARNEEKHQSVSKDNSSSTFLSPAESIDEKETLQVLHSSGMEFSSLGGLKTGKEEAEKLSVNRRDGSTWKVDIHALGVSYKIKRLNQQLLMLDRLTGRQESGEIQENDESENGRTKGFSLLLSLLNKQVSRYQSLQEKTDDLSKRMGEKDLNLQQRGSNSKRTKEETRKLEHFLEETFQLQRIMVASGQKLIEIQSKIASGLDGISHEFKDSASFDMKRFADTIQSLFKDVQRGLEVRISKIIGDLGGTLTCDGIHFRK; translated from the exons ATGGAACATAAGGGTGTCTCAAAATCGTGTCTAATTCTGTCGGAGGCAAAAGATGACAGTTTATGTGCAATGTATTTTGGTATTTCTTGCGCCATTTTTTCTCTGAAGAACTTATCAGAACAATCCTTGAAAGTTCAGAAATGTTCAGATACTAGGGATAAAATGCTTCTAGGGAGTGCTCACCTTTTAGGATTGTTAGTTTGGAGGGTGCAAAGATGTGAGCTTAGTCGAAAGCTCGAGTCTTGTGAAAGAGAGATTATTGAGCTGAGAAGAATGAGAAGTGAAGATGCTAAGGCCAATGAGAAAGTTGCTAGCATCTATGCTTCACAAGAGCAAAGCTGGTTTATTGAAAGGAGGAAGCTGAAGCATCAGATTGGAACGCTCTTGAATGATATGCGAATTCTGGATAGACGAAAGACTGAAGCCATTTCGGAATTGAATGGAAAACTTGAAAAGATGGATTTTTCAGTGAAATCTAAGGATAAGATTTTGGAGGATGTGGAGAAGAAGAGGGGTGAGTTAGAGGGAAAGGTGAAGTCAATGGAAGATGCTCTGGAGGAATTGAGACAGAGAACCAAGCGTGAAGCGGAAGAACATTCATCTGAGCTTTTGAAGCAAAAGACGGCTTTCATTGAGCTTGTTTCGAACCAAAGACAGCTCGAAGCTGAGTTGGGTCGAGCAATTAGGCAAGGTGAAGCTGCAAAGGAACAGCTTGATTACTTGTTTGAGGAAAAGGAGGAGGCAGTTTTGATGGTTCAAGAGCTGTCAGTGGCGATTGAGAGAATGCGTAAAGAGTCAGAGCAAAAGGACAAGATTTTATTTGCAATGATGAGAAAATCAAAATTGGATGGCAAGTTGACAAAATCAAGAAGGAATAAAGATGATTCTGAGATTGATAGATGGAGGGGAGTTCCTGACTCGAAGCTTGGGAGAAGAACACTGAGAAATATGCTATCTAGACAAATTAGTTCCAGGTTTGAAGTCTTCCCTGATGCAAGAGAGGATGACTATGCATCCGCTCGAGTTTCAGATGTTGATCAGACCAAATTGGATCCGAACAATGATATTTTGGATGATTTTGGTGTTGATGATAGAAACCAACTTGAAGATTACTGTCTACATTACGACAAAAGCTTTCCTGATAAATGCTTTAATCAGG ATGAAGCAATTCAATTAGATGAGTGGATTCATTTAGAGGCCGAAATGTACCGTAATGCTTTTGAGAAGAGGCATCAACTCGAGTTAGATTCTATTGCAGAGCAAATGCACTTGAAAGATGATAAGCTAGAAGTTTGCCGGTGGAGGCTACTAAGCGCAGAATTGCAGTCAAAGAAGTTGCAGTCTAAAATTGAAGGCCTTACCAAAGACCTGTCTAAACTTCGGCATGATAACTTCAAACTGGAAACATTATTGGGAGACCGAGAAGTTGAACTAAAAGCCTTGCAAGATCAGATGTCTTTGCAATTAAACCAATTGAATGCCGAGAAGGCTAAGTTACGCTCTTCCAGGTCCAATGTGAAGCTGATAAAGAAAAACTCGTTTGACAAAGAAAATGCCAAGAAGAATCTGGCGGAATTAGAAGCTAGAAATGAAGAGAAACATCAGTCAGTATCTAAAGACAACAGTTCTTCAACCTTCCTATCTCCAGCTGAAAGTATTGATGAAAAAGAAACATTGCAAGTATTGCATTCGTCTGGTATGGAGTTTTCAAGTCTCGGAGGTCTGAAAACTGGGAAGGAAGAAGCGGAGAAACTGAGCGTGAATAGGAGAGATGGATCCACTTGGAAAGTGGATATTCATGCATTAGGTGTTTCTTACAAGATTAAGCGGCTTAATCAACAGCTTCTTATGCTTGATAGGCTAACAGGAAGGCAAGAAAGCGGTGAAATTCAGGAAAATGATGAATCCGAGAATGGAAGGACAAAGGGTTTTAGCCTGTTGCTGTCTTTGCTTAATAAACAAGTCAGCAGGTATCAGTCCCTCCAAGAGAAGACCGATGACCTTAGCAAGCGGATG GGCGAGAAAGACTTAAATTTACAGCAAAGAGGATCCAACTCGAAGAGAACAAAGGAGGAAACTAGAAAACTTGAACACTTCCTAGAGGAAACGTTTCAGTTACAAAGAATTATGGTGGCATCAGGACAGAAACTGATAGAAATACAGTCCAAAATCGCGTCAGGGTTAGATGGGATTTCCCATGAATTCAAGGATTCTGCCAGTTTTGACATGAAGCGATTTGCTGATACTATTCAGTCTCTCTTTAAGGATGTTCAAAGGGGTCTTGAGGTCCGCATTTCTAAGATCATCGGAGATCTTGGAGGTACACTGACTTGCGATGGAATTCACTTCCGAAAGTAA
- the LOC141656739 gene encoding RNA-binding KH domain-containing protein RCF3-like isoform X1 — MDRSRSKRSYYYDHQDYDLEPFSRTRPRYNNNNSFPAQHHYPNNRHRGGGGGGGGFGGGGGGGGGGGGVRMGGMGGKTGDSSVMVTTSYRILCPDAKVGGVIGKSGSIIKSIRQHTGAWINVHELVPGDDERIIEISDTRRRDPDGRMPPFSPAQEALFLIHERVLESEAFGEEEVDYGGGRGGGGSGVNNGRVVTRLVVSKLHVGSLLGKGGKIIEQMRMETKTHIRILPRDHTLPRCVSMGEEIVQIVGDDNSVKNAISIISARLRESQHRDRGTFQGRHHSDDRFEDDSGPRRDGAPYNSRMSNSFNSRNNNYASRSGAYAYDSEAAPRSQNGHASFEDLVFRILCPNDRVDSVVGESSGIMDLLQNEIGVDVKVSDPVDGSEERIITVSSDEGPEDELFPAQEALLHIQTRIVDLVPDKDNIVTTRLLVRSSETGCFNEDGSLSEMKKLTGADIEILPKEKVPAFISANDTLVQIVGEIKLAREALVEVTAKVRSYLYQVFLQRDMLPPSDSAPPSLGNGPSRQESINKPRLANESLDSGSPALVSQGASVQPPKDTGLSSSETSRQNENDRREDSASSRREDMPTTLNSTRIQVPMVTRSTLEVVIPEYAVARLLAKSKNKLAQISELSGAKVTLIEDEPDSSEKIIRISGTPEQAERAQSLLQGFFLSIQEDGP, encoded by the exons ATGGATAGGTCAAGATCTAAGAGAAGTTACTATTATGATCACCAAGACTATGATTTAGAACCATTTTCAAGGACTAGACCTAGATACAACAATAACAACTCTTTTCCTGCACAACATCATTACCCGAATAATCGACACCGTGGCGGGGGAGGCGGTGGAGGGGGGTTTGGAGGTggtggaggtggaggaggaggtgGGGGTGGTGTAAGAATGGGTGGAATGGGTGGAAAGACGGGTGATTCGTCGGTAATGGTTACGACTAGTTATAGGATACTTTGCCCTGATGCAAAGGTGGGAGGGGTAATTGGGAAATCGGGGAGTATTATTAAGTCGATAAGACAGCATACCGGAGCTTGGATTAATGTTCATGAGCTAGTGCCGGGTGATGATGAGAGGATTATTGAGATTTCGGATACTAGGAGGAGAGACCCTGATGGGAGAATGCCTCCATTTTCGCCTGCGCAAGAGGCATTGTTTTTGATCCATGAAAGAGTGCTTGAGAGTGAGGCGTTTGGGGAGGAGGAGGTGGATTATGGTGGTGGTCGAGGTGGAGGTGGTAGTGGGGTTAATAATGGGAGAGTGGTGACTAGGTTGGTTGTGTCGAAATTGCATGTAGGTAGTTTGTTGGGGAAAGGAGGGAAGATTATTGAGCAAATGAGGATGGAAACCAAGACTCATATTAGGATTTTGCCTCGTGATCATACTTTGCCTCGGTGTGTTTCGATGGGGGAGGAGATTGTTCAG ATTGTTGGTGATGACAATTCTGTGAAGAATGCCATATCTATTATTTCTGCACGCTTGAGAGAGAGCCAGCATCGTGATCGTGGTACTTTTCAGGGCCGACATCACTCAGATGATCGTTTTGAGGATGACTCCGGTCCTCGCAGGGATGGTGCTCCTTACAACTCACGAATGTCTAATTCTTTCAATAGCAGAAATAACAACTATGCATCACGCTCCGGTGCTTATGCATATGATTCGGAGGCTGCTCCCCGTTCTCAAAATGGCCACGCCTCTTTTGAAGACCTTGTTTTTCGAATACTTTGTCCTAATGACAGGGTTGATAGCGTGGTAGGGGAGTCTAGTGGGATCATGGATCTTCTTCAGAATGAAATTGGCGTGGATGTCAAAGTTTCTGACCCAGTTGATGGTTCAGAGGAACGCATAATAACTGTATCTTCCGACGAG GGCCCTGAAGATGAGTTATTTCCAGCCCAAGAAGCTTTGTTGCATATTCAGACTCGCATTGTGGATTTAGTACCAGACAAGGATAACATTGTGACCACAAGGCTGCTAGTTAGATCCAGTGAAACCGGCTGCTTCAATGAAGATGGATCACTGTCCGAGATGAAGAAATTAACTGGTGCAGACATTGAGATCTTGCCCAAGGAAAAAGTTCCTGCCTTCATATCAGCTAACGATACCCTTGTCCAG ATTGTAGGAGAGATAAAATTAGCACGTGAAGCTCTGGTCGAGGTGACAGCCAAAGTAAGGAGTTACTTGTACCAAGTGTTCTTGCAAAGGGATATGCTACCACCGTCAGATTCAGCTCCACCTTCATTAGGAAATGGCCCCTCTCGGCAAGAATCCATAAATAAGCCCCGACTAGCCAATGAATCATTGGATAGTGGATCTCCTGCCTTAGTTTCCCAGGGTGCATCTGTGCAACCACCCAAG GATACTGGATTGTCGAGTAGTGAAACTTCAAGACAGAATGAGAATGATCGCCGTGAAGATAGTGCTAGCAGTCGTCGTGAAGATATGCCGACTACCTTGAACAG CACCAGGATTCAAGTACCAATGGTCACAAGGAGCACTCTTGAAGTTGTTATTCCAGAATATGCAGTTGCAAGGCTTCTGGCAAAATCGAAAAATAAACTTGCTCAAATTAGCGAG CTATCAGGAGCCAAGGTTACATTGATAGAAGATGAACCCGACTCATCTGAGAAAATAATTAGAATATCGGGCACTCCCGAGCAGGCAGAAAGAGCCCAAAGCTTACTGCAGGGTTTCTTCTTGAGCA TTCAAGAAGACGGGCCTTAA
- the LOC141656739 gene encoding RNA-binding KH domain-containing protein RCF3-like isoform X2, whose amino-acid sequence MDRSRSKRSYYYDHQDYDLEPFSRTRPRYNNNNSFPAQHHYPNNRHRGGGGGGGGFGGGGGGGGGGGGVRMGGMGGKTGDSSVMVTTSYRILCPDAKVGGVIGKSGSIIKSIRQHTGAWINVHELVPGDDERIIEISDTRRRDPDGRMPPFSPAQEALFLIHERVLESEAFGEEEVDYGGGRGGGGSGVNNGRVVTRLVVSKLHVGSLLGKGGKIIEQMRMETKTHIRILPRDHTLPRCVSMGEEIVQIVGDDNSVKNAISIISARLRESQHRDRGTFQGRHHSDDRFEDDSGPRRDGAPYNSRMSNSFNSRNNNYASRSGAYAYDSEAAPRSQNGHASFEDLVFRILCPNDRVDSVVGESSGIMDLLQNEIGVDVKVSDPVDGSEERIITVSSDEGPEDELFPAQEALLHIQTRIVDLVPDKDNIVTTRLLVRSSETGCFNEDGSLSEMKKLTGADIEILPKEKVPAFISANDTLVQIVGEIKLAREALVEVTAKVRSYLYQVFLQRDMLPPSDSAPPSLGNGPSRQESINKPRLANESLDSGSPALVSQGASVQPPKDTGLSSSETSRQNENDRREDSASSRREDMPTTLNRIQVPMVTRSTLEVVIPEYAVARLLAKSKNKLAQISELSGAKVTLIEDEPDSSEKIIRISGTPEQAERAQSLLQGFFLSIQEDGP is encoded by the exons ATGGATAGGTCAAGATCTAAGAGAAGTTACTATTATGATCACCAAGACTATGATTTAGAACCATTTTCAAGGACTAGACCTAGATACAACAATAACAACTCTTTTCCTGCACAACATCATTACCCGAATAATCGACACCGTGGCGGGGGAGGCGGTGGAGGGGGGTTTGGAGGTggtggaggtggaggaggaggtgGGGGTGGTGTAAGAATGGGTGGAATGGGTGGAAAGACGGGTGATTCGTCGGTAATGGTTACGACTAGTTATAGGATACTTTGCCCTGATGCAAAGGTGGGAGGGGTAATTGGGAAATCGGGGAGTATTATTAAGTCGATAAGACAGCATACCGGAGCTTGGATTAATGTTCATGAGCTAGTGCCGGGTGATGATGAGAGGATTATTGAGATTTCGGATACTAGGAGGAGAGACCCTGATGGGAGAATGCCTCCATTTTCGCCTGCGCAAGAGGCATTGTTTTTGATCCATGAAAGAGTGCTTGAGAGTGAGGCGTTTGGGGAGGAGGAGGTGGATTATGGTGGTGGTCGAGGTGGAGGTGGTAGTGGGGTTAATAATGGGAGAGTGGTGACTAGGTTGGTTGTGTCGAAATTGCATGTAGGTAGTTTGTTGGGGAAAGGAGGGAAGATTATTGAGCAAATGAGGATGGAAACCAAGACTCATATTAGGATTTTGCCTCGTGATCATACTTTGCCTCGGTGTGTTTCGATGGGGGAGGAGATTGTTCAG ATTGTTGGTGATGACAATTCTGTGAAGAATGCCATATCTATTATTTCTGCACGCTTGAGAGAGAGCCAGCATCGTGATCGTGGTACTTTTCAGGGCCGACATCACTCAGATGATCGTTTTGAGGATGACTCCGGTCCTCGCAGGGATGGTGCTCCTTACAACTCACGAATGTCTAATTCTTTCAATAGCAGAAATAACAACTATGCATCACGCTCCGGTGCTTATGCATATGATTCGGAGGCTGCTCCCCGTTCTCAAAATGGCCACGCCTCTTTTGAAGACCTTGTTTTTCGAATACTTTGTCCTAATGACAGGGTTGATAGCGTGGTAGGGGAGTCTAGTGGGATCATGGATCTTCTTCAGAATGAAATTGGCGTGGATGTCAAAGTTTCTGACCCAGTTGATGGTTCAGAGGAACGCATAATAACTGTATCTTCCGACGAG GGCCCTGAAGATGAGTTATTTCCAGCCCAAGAAGCTTTGTTGCATATTCAGACTCGCATTGTGGATTTAGTACCAGACAAGGATAACATTGTGACCACAAGGCTGCTAGTTAGATCCAGTGAAACCGGCTGCTTCAATGAAGATGGATCACTGTCCGAGATGAAGAAATTAACTGGTGCAGACATTGAGATCTTGCCCAAGGAAAAAGTTCCTGCCTTCATATCAGCTAACGATACCCTTGTCCAG ATTGTAGGAGAGATAAAATTAGCACGTGAAGCTCTGGTCGAGGTGACAGCCAAAGTAAGGAGTTACTTGTACCAAGTGTTCTTGCAAAGGGATATGCTACCACCGTCAGATTCAGCTCCACCTTCATTAGGAAATGGCCCCTCTCGGCAAGAATCCATAAATAAGCCCCGACTAGCCAATGAATCATTGGATAGTGGATCTCCTGCCTTAGTTTCCCAGGGTGCATCTGTGCAACCACCCAAG GATACTGGATTGTCGAGTAGTGAAACTTCAAGACAGAATGAGAATGATCGCCGTGAAGATAGTGCTAGCAGTCGTCGTGAAGATATGCCGACTACCTTGAACAG GATTCAAGTACCAATGGTCACAAGGAGCACTCTTGAAGTTGTTATTCCAGAATATGCAGTTGCAAGGCTTCTGGCAAAATCGAAAAATAAACTTGCTCAAATTAGCGAG CTATCAGGAGCCAAGGTTACATTGATAGAAGATGAACCCGACTCATCTGAGAAAATAATTAGAATATCGGGCACTCCCGAGCAGGCAGAAAGAGCCCAAAGCTTACTGCAGGGTTTCTTCTTGAGCA TTCAAGAAGACGGGCCTTAA
- the LOC141656740 gene encoding LOW QUALITY PROTEIN: uncharacterized protein LOC141656740 (The sequence of the model RefSeq protein was modified relative to this genomic sequence to represent the inferred CDS: inserted 2 bases in 1 codon), whose product MQAPKFNKVSKFTVNTNDNYMGTKISDKSPIIDELFDKFPTKMGSFKLGDSTFYNLIEKCANSCDFVSLEKVFDRMKKEHRTFRERDFIVVFRAYGKVGLYGNAIELFDRMRDEFGCRPTVKSFNSVLNVVIRADKLELGLEFYHDNVVVGNKDIMPNLLSFNLIIKVFCRLGQVDKAVELFREIPSQNCVPDVFTYSTLMDGLCRDGRIDEAVSLLDEMQMEGCCPSQATFNALINGLCKKGDISRAVKLVENMVLKGSVPNEVTYNTLIHGLCSVGKLDKAVSLLNHMVSNKCLPNEVTYGTLVNGLVKKGRSCDGTRLLHFMEQRGLXRNAYLYSSLLSGLFKEGKTDEAVVLWTDMISKGCKPNTILYSVLIDGLCKAGKPNDAKDILSEMIKEGITPNAFTYSSLMKGYFKIGNSHEALLIWKEMGGGNCIDNVVCYSVLIKGLSDECKLKEAMAVWTHMLTRGIKLDTISYSSLIHGFCKAGLVEQGLKLYNDMLFQGPGCRPDVVTYNILFNDLCNNNNVKRAIDLLGDMLDHGCDPDLYTCDIFLRVLREKVDPPQDGNEFLDELVVKLCKRERWLAASTILHFMFQKSLPPRVATLQSVLQHCFKHKKILGVLDKCWSTIFR is encoded by the exons ATGCAAGCCCCCAAGTTCAATAAAGTATCCAAATTTACTGTTAATACCAATGATAATTACATGGGCACTAAAATTAGTGATAAATCTCCGATTATTGATGAATTATTTGATAAATTCCCCACAAAAATGGGATCTTTCAAATTgggtgattcaacattttataaccTAATTGAGAAATGTGCCAATTCATGTGATTTTGTGTCACTGGAAAAGGTTTTTGATAGAATGAAAAAGGAACATAGAACTTTTAGGGAAAGGGATTTTATTGTGGTGTTTAGGGCTTATGGAAAAGTGGGATTGTATGGAAATGCCATTGAGTTGTTTGATAGAATGAGGGATGAGTTTGGGTGTCGCCCGACTGTGAAATCGTTTAATTCGGTTTTGAATGTGGTTATCCGAGCGGATAAGTTGGAATTAGGTCTGGAGTTCTATCATGATAATGTTGTTGTTGGGAACAAGGATATAATGCCTaatttgttgagttttaatttGATTATTAAGGTTTTTTGTAGGTTGGGTCAGGTTGATAAGGCGGTCGAGTTGTTTAGGGAAATACCTAGTCAAAATTGTGTTCCTGATGTTTTTACGTATAGCACTTTGATGGACGGGTTGTGTAGGGATGGTAGGATAGATGAGGCGGTGTCGTTGTTAGATGAGATGCAAATGGAGGGCTGTTGTCCTAGTCAAGCGACTTTTAATGCGCTGATTAATGGACTTTGCAAGAAGGGTGATATAAGCCGAGCTGTTAAACTTGTGGAGAATATGGTGTTGAAAGGTTCTGTACCGAATGAGGTAACTTATAACACACTTATTCATGGGTTGTGTAGTGTGGGGAAGTTGGATAAGGCTGTGAGTCTATTGAACCACATGGTGTCAAACAAGTGCTTGCCAAATGAAGTCACTTACGGAACTCTTGTTAATGGGCTTGTTAAGAAAGGGAGATCTTGTGATGGAACCCGTCTCTTGCATTTTATGGAACAGAGGGGTCT GCGAAATGCATATCTTTACTCCTCTCTTCTTAGTGGATTGTTCAAGGAGGGAAAGACGGATGAGGCAGTAGTACTTTGGACGGACATGATCTCAAAAGGATGTAAGCCTAATACGATCCTTTATAGCGTTCTTATTGATGGTCTATGCAAGGCAGGAAAACCCAATGATGCTAAAGACATTTTGTCAGAAATGATAAAAGAGGGCATCACTCCTAATGCTTTTACTTATAGCTCTTTGATGAAGGGTTACTTTAAAATAGGTAATAGCCATGAGGCCCTTCTTATATGGAAGGAGATGGGAGGCGGTAATTGTATTGATAATGTGGTTTGTTATAGTGTACTTATAAAAGGTTTGTCAGACGAATGTAAACTCAAGGAGGCAATGGCAGTTTGGACGCATATGTTGACCAGAGGAATTAAACTTGACACTATCTCTTATAGCTCACTGATTCATGGCTTCTGTAAGGCTGGCTTGGTCGAGCAGGGGTTGAAATTATATAATGACATGCTGTTCCAAGGACCTGGATGCCGACCTGATGTAGTCACTTACAATATTCTTTTCAATGATTTATGCAATAATAATAACGTAAAACGTGCCATTGATCTTCTCGGTGATATGTTGGATCATGGGTGTGACCCAGATTTGTATACTTGTGACATATTTCTAAGGGTTTTAAGAGAAAAGGTAGACCCGCCTCAAGATGGGAATGAGTTCCTGGATGAACTTGTTGTAAAGTTGTGCAAGCGGGAGAGATGGTTAGCTGCTTCCACGATCTTACATTTCATGTTTCAGAAATCCTTGCCGCCAAGAGTGGCTACGCTGCAAAGCGTTCTTCAACACTGTTTTAAACATAAAAAGATCTTAGGAGTTTTGGACAAGTGTTGGAGTACCATCTTCCGCTAA